The segment TGATCGAAACGGCATACGAGGTCAATATACCGCCTTGTGGTGTGAGCGATCTCAGTACTCCTCGCTTAGTCTGTTCATAGTTCAGTTCCGGCATGCGTCTGGGTTCTGGACGACCTGCGGGTGATTGCGCGAATGAATCGAATCGTGAGTCCGAGACCGATGAGACTCAGGACGCCAAACAGCACGATCTGAGGGAGAGGGACGGATTGACCGCTCTGGAGCATGAATGCGATCATGGCGAGCACCGCGAGACCGAGGGTAGTGCCTTTCACGAGGAGGACGGCGGTGAAAACGTAACCCCACGCTCGCCGCTTCCAGAGGAAGACCGCCGAAAGGGCGAACGACGGGACGACGATACCGAGGTCCAGTGATTGGATAACCGGTACAGGAAGCGTCGTTTCGGCGATACTGGGGGGTCTCGTTCCGGCGAGACTCGCCGGGCCAACCTCTGCGAGCCACATCAGCGCTACGAGTACGGCGACAAACGCTTGGAAAGCGACGTATCCACGGATGGGATGACCGTCAAGTGCTTCCTTCAGGTCTGTCGGGTCGATACGAGCGACCCCACCGATGAGCGTGAACAACGTCAGTGCGAACAGTGCGACGTAGACGAGGTAAAGCTCGTTGAACGCCGTGAGCAACGCGTACGAGGCGTACGTGTAGAGGAGGTAGCCGGTGACACCGAGCCAGACGATGTAGCCGCGGATCGACCCCCGATATGCGTAATAGAGGGCGCCGGCGAGTACGGGAACGGCGGCGATGAGCGTCAGCAGATCCTGCCCGTACAACTGCGGGAGGAGGACTTCGGCGTCCCGGTAGAACTCCGGAACGAACAGCCCGACGACCGTCGCGAGAACCGTGAGAAGGAGGGTAATCGTCGACAAAACCAGGTACGGCCGAGTGAGGCGTCGAGGTGATCGCACCGCGGTCATTCCGGCGAGTCCTCCGGAGGGTCCGGCACGACGCCGAGACGGCCTTCGACAAACGAGGCGACATCCGCTGCGAACGCATCGACCGCGTCCCAGTCCGTGAACTCAATGTCGCCCGTCGGGTTCCGATCCTCGGCGAGGAGGTCCTTCGCGATTCGCTTCATCATGAGGCGTTTGAGGAACCCGTACTCGGAGAACCGAAGCGCGCCACCGAACTGTCCGATTCGATCCGGATGCCACCCGGTCTCAGTGAGGAACGACTCAACGTACCCTGCGGCTTCTTCGCGTTTCTCCTCGTTCGCCGAGGAGAGCGAAATCTGGAAGAACGCGGTCGGCATCTCGGACAGGGCCTCGCGATTGTCGGTGACGAAGTCACGAACCTCGTCTTGGTGTTTACCCACGTGGATCGACGCACCCACGATGACGGCGTCGTACCCTTCCAAAGTGAACGATTCTGGTCGGTCGCGCACGTCAAGAACGCTCGCCTCGTGGCCGTGCTCTCCGATAGTCGCGGCGATCCGATCTGCGATCTTCGCCGTTTGGCCTTCTCCCGTCGCGTAGGTTACCAGAAAGGAACTCATCTGTTCTCTAACCTCAGCAAGGACGTTCAGCACGGTACTCAATAAAGACTGGTCGGACCCAATCCCGTTCGAGTCGTGGCGTGCTGGAGGTATCGGGTGGCACGGAAAACACCGTGTTCGCAATCGGCGCTCAGGCGGGAAAGCACTCGTCATCAACCGTCCGGATTTCGTCGTACCGGACATCGCTCAGCCGCAGAGAAGCGATGCGAACGATTTTGTGACCCTCGTTCGACGTCTCCAAGCGAGGGCCATGTCTCGAATGCC is part of the Halogeometricum sp. S1BR25-6 genome and harbors:
- a CDS encoding flavodoxin domain-containing protein, whose protein sequence is MSSFLVTYATGEGQTAKIADRIAATIGEHGHEASVLDVRDRPESFTLEGYDAVIVGASIHVGKHQDEVRDFVTDNREALSEMPTAFFQISLSSANEEKREEAAGYVESFLTETGWHPDRIGQFGGALRFSEYGFLKRLMMKRIAKDLLAEDRNPTGDIEFTDWDAVDAFAADVASFVEGRLGVVPDPPEDSPE